A genomic window from Panthera tigris isolate Pti1 chromosome B4, P.tigris_Pti1_mat1.1, whole genome shotgun sequence includes:
- the ELFN2 gene encoding protein phosphatase 1 regulatory subunit 29 has translation MLRLGLCAAALLCVCRPGAVRADCWLIEGDKGYVWLAICSQNQPPYETIPQHINSTVHDLRLNENKLKAVLYSSLNRFGNLTDLNLTKNEISYIEDGAFLGQSSLQVLQLGYNKLSNLTEGMLRGMGRLQFLFVQHNLIEVVTPAAFSECPSLISIDLSSNRLSRLDGATFASLASLMVCELAGNPFNCECDLFGFLAWLVVFNNVTKNYDRLQCESPREFAGYPLLVPRPYHSLNAITVLQAKCRNGSLPARPASHPTPYSTDAQREPDENSGFNPDEILSVEPPASSTTDASAGPAIKLHHVAFTSATLVVTIPHPYSKMYVLVQYNNSYFSDVMTLKNKKEIVTLDKLRAHTEYTFCVTSLRNSRRFNHTCLTFATRDPVPGDLAPSTSTTTHYIMTILGCLFGMVIVLGAVYYCLRKRRMQEEKQKSVKVKKTILEMRYGADVDAGSVVHAAQKLGEPPVLPVPCMPSIPSVIGEKLPAPKGLEAGLDTPKVATKGNYIEVRTGAGGDGLARPEDDLPDLENGQGSAAEISTIAKEVDKVNQIINNCIDALKLDAASFLGGGGGGGGDPELAFECQSLPAAAAAAAAASSAAAPGALERPSFLSPPYKESVHHPLQRQLSADAAVARKTCSVSSSGSIKSAKVFSLDVPDHPAAAGLAKGDSKYIEKGSPLNSPLDRLPLVPAGGGGGGGGGGGGGVHHLEVKPAYHCSEHRHSFPALYYEEGADSLSQRVSFLKPLTRSKRDSAYSQLSPRHYYSGYSSSPEYSSESTHKIWERFRPYKKHHREEVYVAAGHALRKKVQFAKDEDLHDILDYWKGVSAQQKL, from the coding sequence ATGCTGCGCCTGGGGCTGTGCGCCGCCGCGCTGCTGTGCGTGTGCCGGCCGGGCGCCGTGCGCGCCGACTGCTGGCTCATCGAGGGCGACAAGGGGTACGTGTGGCTGGCCATCTGCAGCCAGAACCAGCCGCCCTACGAGACCATCCCGCAGCACATCAACAGCACCGTGCACGACCTGCGGCTCAACGAGAACAAGCTCAAGGCCGTGCTCTACTCGTCGCTGAACCGCTTCGGGAACCTCACCGACCTCAACCTCACCAAGAACGAGATCTCCTACATCGAGGACGGCGCCTTCCTGGGCCAGTCGAGCCTGCAGGTGCTGCAGCTCGGCTACAACAAGCTCAGCAACCTGACCGAGGGCATGCTGCGCGGCATGGGCCGCCTGCAGTTCCTGTTCGTGCAGCACAACCTCATCGAGGTGGTGACGCCCGCCGCCTTCTCCGAGTGCCCGAGCCTCATCAGCATCGACCTGTCCTCCAACCGCCTCAGCCGCCTGGACGGCGCCACCTTCGCCAGCCTGGCCAGCCTCATGGTGTGCGAGCTGGCCGGCAACCCCTTCAACTGCGAGTGCGACCTCTTCGGCTTCCTCGCCTGGCTGGTGGTCTTCAACAACGTCACCAAGAACTACGACCGCCTGCAGTGCGAGTCGCCGCGCGAGTTCGCCGGCTACCCGCTGCTGGTGCCCCGGCCCTACCACAGCCTCAACGCCATCACCGTGCTCCAGGCCAAGTGCCGCAACGGCTCGCTGCCCGCCCGGCCCGCGAGCCACCCCACGCCCTACTCCACCGACGCCCAGCGGGAGCCGGACGAGAACTCGGGCTTCAACCCCGACGAGATCCTGTCGGTGGAGCCGCCGGCCTCGTCCACCACGGACGCGTCTGCGGGGCCGGCCATCAAGCTGCACCACGTGGCCTTCACCTCGGCCACGCTGGTGGTCACCATCCCGCACCCCTACAGCAAGATGTACGTCCTGGTCCAGTACAACAACAGCTACTTCTCCGACGTCATGACGCTCAAGAACAAGAAGGAGATCGTGACGCTGGACAAGCTGCGGGCGCACACCGAGTACACGTTCTGCGTGACCTCGCTGCGCAACAGCCGCCGCTTCAACCACACCTGCCTGACCTTCGCCACGCGGGACCCCGTCCCCGGCGACCTGGCGCCCAGCACGTCCACCACCACCCACTACATCATGACCATCCTGGGCTGCCTCTTCGGCATGGTCATCGTGCTGGGCGCCGTCTACTACTGCCTGCGCAAACGGCGCAtgcaggaggagaagcagaagtCCGTCAAGGTCAAGAAGACCATCCTGGAGATGCGCTACGGGGCCGACGTGGATGCCGGCTCCGTGGTCCACGCCGCCCAGAAGCTGGGCGAGCCCCCCGTGCTGCCCGTGCCCTGCATGCCTTCCATCCCCTCCGTGATCGGGGAGAAGCTTCCCGCCCCCAAGGGGCTGGAGGCCGGGCTGGACACGCCCAAGGTGGCCACCAAGGGCAACTACATCGAGGTGCGCACCGGCGCGGGCGGGGACGGCCTGGCGCGGCCCGAGGATGACCTCCCGGACCTGGAGAACGGCCAGGGCTCGGCCGCCGAGATCTCCACCATCGCCAAGGAGGTGGACAAGGTCAACCAGATCATTAACAACTGCATCGACGCCCTCAAGCTGGACGCGGCCTCGTTCCTcgggggaggcggcggcggcggcggggaccCCGAGCTGGCCTTCGAGTGCCAGTCCCTCCCTgcggccgccgccgctgccgccgccgcctcctcggCCGCCGCCCCCGGGGCGCTGGAGCGGCCCAGCTTCCTCTCGCCCCCCTACAAGGAGAGCGTGCACCACCCGCTACAGCGCCAGCTGAGCGCCGATGCCGCCGTGGCGCGCAAGACCTGCAGCGTCTCGTCCAGCGGCTCCATCAAGAGCGCCAAGGTCTTCAGCCTGGACGTGCCCGACCACCCGGCCGCCGCGGGGCTGGCCAAGGGCGACTCCAAGTACATCGAGAAGGGCAGCCCCCTCAACAGCCCGCTGGACCGGCTCCCGCTGGTGcccgcgggcggcggcgggggcggcggcggcggcgggggcggcggggtcCATCACCTGGAGGTGAAGCCCGCCTACCACTGCAGCGAGCACCGGCACAGCTTCCCGGCCCTGTACTACGAGGAGGGCGCCGACAGCCTGAGCCAGCGCGTGTCCTTCCTCAAGCCGCTGACCCGCTCCAAGCGGGACTCCGCCTACTCCCAGCTCTCCCCCAGACACTACTACTCAGGTTACTCCTCCAGCCCTGAGTACTCCTCCGAGAGCACGCACAAGATCTGGGAGCGCTTCCGGCCCTACAAGAAGCACCACCGGGAGGAGGTGTACGTGGCCGCCGGCCACGCCCTGCGCAAGAAGGTCCAGTTCGCCAAGGACGAGGACCTGCACGACATCCTCGATTACTGGAAAGGGGTCTCGGCCCAGCAGAAGCTGTGA